A region of Cardinium endosymbiont of Sogatella furcifera DNA encodes the following proteins:
- a CDS encoding DHH family phosphoesterase, with product MYDISILKEQLASPKQIAVVMHARPDGDALGTSLALALFLREQGHSVHVIAPTAYPTFLSWLPGVDTVIVAAHYTQEALLAQIKTIDLLFCVDFSAASRLDEWAYILKQSDAFKVIIDHHIEPENFANLLLWDPKAAASAEVLFQIFEALGQKEKVTLPVATCLYTGIVTDTNSFKNPNTRSITHRIAADLIAYGVDPFKVQRLIYDNKSLNRLHFFSFAVSQRLVVLPALHVAYFVIQKDDYKRYDLKSGDTEGLVDYALSLKGISLAAVLKEKDEMVYLSLRSVGDIPANLIAKKYFSGGGHKNAAGGVSHLSLTETVDQFEKILQDLHLNF from the coding sequence ATGTACGATATATCTATTCTAAAAGAGCAGTTAGCCAGTCCTAAGCAGATTGCAGTGGTCATGCATGCTAGACCTGATGGAGATGCACTTGGGACTTCGTTAGCTTTGGCTTTGTTTCTTAGGGAGCAGGGCCATTCCGTTCATGTCATTGCGCCCACAGCCTATCCTACCTTTCTCTCTTGGCTACCGGGGGTAGATACGGTGATCGTAGCAGCGCATTACACACAGGAAGCTTTATTAGCGCAAATCAAGACCATCGATTTACTTTTTTGTGTAGACTTCTCTGCTGCCAGCCGTTTGGATGAGTGGGCCTATATATTAAAGCAATCTGATGCATTTAAGGTTATTATTGACCATCATATAGAGCCGGAAAACTTTGCAAACCTTTTATTATGGGATCCTAAAGCAGCTGCTAGTGCAGAGGTATTGTTTCAAATTTTTGAAGCATTGGGGCAGAAAGAAAAGGTCACTCTTCCAGTTGCTACTTGTTTGTATACGGGTATTGTAACCGATACCAACTCGTTTAAAAATCCCAATACGCGGTCTATTACGCATCGCATTGCAGCCGATTTGATAGCGTATGGGGTAGATCCTTTTAAGGTACAGCGGCTTATTTACGACAATAAGTCGCTCAACAGGTTGCATTTTTTTAGTTTTGCAGTTAGCCAGCGTTTGGTTGTGTTGCCTGCCTTGCATGTGGCCTATTTTGTGATTCAAAAAGACGATTATAAAAGGTACGATTTAAAGAGTGGGGATACAGAAGGCTTGGTAGATTATGCGCTTTCCTTAAAAGGTATATCGTTAGCCGCTGTGCTAAAAGAAAAAGATGAGATGGTATACCTTTCTCTGCGATCTGTTGGTGACATACCGGCTAACTTAATTGCCAAAAAATACTTTAGTGGTGGGGGCCATAAGAATGCTGCAGGGGGCGTTTCTCATTTAAGTTTAACAGAAACCGTGGATCAATTTGAAAAAATATTGCAAGACCTTCACCTTAATTTTTAA
- a CDS encoding SurA N-terminal domain-containing protein, translating into MAILGNIRKSGNTFVVMVVSFLVVMFLGSELARVIPYLFSSKDQIGRLSGEKISYVDYHKMYETICRNLASQGKQPKEADQLRLRDYAWRQLIERMLYRKELKQAGIAVGSQELVDLVQGEHIDTELRAAFKDPKTGDFDKQKLLNYLNNLSKSEQVWWCQVEQDLAQKRAVKKLHQLMVQSCFTTTLEVAHAAQQAGLFCKVDYLYIPFSSIQDDLVRLTNQQLRDYMAAHKNQYTALSALKTIHYIAFPVQQNKSDSDDFQKELNNLVVQFSTTTDPYAFSKQHTDGHLEDTRLVCTADTLPSAFTTIKHTLKAGMVVGPVVNDAFHTLYKLIKVEKGHYEIAVIEKKPLVSDQTRNKYFRQVQQLTDSVKGLADLEQLATHAHLTIQKETVAPSDGSIGPHAAARKVVCWLYNQATVGKVSPLFDLGNVYLLAVMVDQVKPGDLVPLDSVFRKVYAKVLHQEKAKIILDKLKCIKATTLQGIAEQYGEGLTIQSVERLCFLEKDDHQLKKAQVFVGKCFGLGLNVLSDPIIDDQGIFIACVSNKDTAAASAKHNDQTRQVERWIQPYYIGSAMEELAQVTDERYKVE; encoded by the coding sequence ATGGCAATTCTTGGAAATATTAGAAAGAGTGGCAATACCTTTGTTGTGATGGTGGTCTCTTTTTTGGTGGTTATGTTTTTGGGTAGTGAGTTGGCGCGTGTCATCCCCTATCTTTTTAGTAGTAAAGATCAAATTGGTCGGTTATCTGGTGAAAAAATTAGCTACGTCGATTACCATAAAATGTATGAAACGATTTGTCGTAATCTGGCTAGTCAAGGGAAGCAGCCCAAGGAAGCGGATCAGCTACGTTTAAGGGATTATGCATGGCGTCAGTTAATTGAGCGCATGCTTTATAGGAAAGAACTCAAGCAGGCTGGTATTGCGGTAGGGAGTCAAGAGCTCGTCGATTTGGTGCAGGGGGAACATATTGATACAGAACTTAGAGCTGCGTTTAAAGATCCTAAAACAGGTGATTTTGATAAGCAAAAATTATTGAACTATCTCAATAATTTATCTAAAAGTGAGCAAGTCTGGTGGTGTCAGGTTGAACAAGATCTTGCCCAAAAAAGAGCGGTCAAAAAGTTGCATCAACTCATGGTGCAAAGTTGTTTTACTACTACATTGGAAGTGGCGCACGCTGCACAACAGGCTGGCCTGTTCTGTAAGGTAGACTATCTTTATATTCCCTTTTCCTCGATTCAAGATGATTTGGTTCGACTGACCAATCAGCAATTACGAGACTATATGGCTGCTCATAAAAACCAGTATACCGCTTTATCAGCGCTCAAAACCATTCACTATATTGCTTTCCCTGTTCAACAAAATAAATCTGATAGTGATGATTTTCAAAAAGAATTAAATAATCTTGTTGTTCAGTTTTCTACTACAACAGATCCATATGCCTTTTCTAAACAGCATACCGATGGCCATCTTGAAGATACACGTTTGGTCTGTACAGCGGATACGTTGCCTAGTGCCTTCACTACCATCAAACACACCCTAAAGGCGGGTATGGTAGTAGGTCCCGTTGTAAATGATGCTTTCCACACCTTGTATAAGCTGATTAAAGTAGAGAAAGGCCATTATGAAATCGCTGTTATTGAGAAAAAGCCTTTGGTCAGTGACCAGACACGTAATAAGTATTTTAGGCAGGTGCAGCAGCTTACTGATTCTGTAAAAGGGTTGGCTGATTTAGAGCAATTGGCTACGCATGCGCACTTAACCATTCAAAAAGAGACCGTTGCACCATCTGATGGCTCTATTGGTCCGCATGCAGCTGCTCGAAAGGTGGTTTGCTGGCTCTACAATCAGGCCACGGTAGGCAAGGTCTCTCCGTTGTTTGATTTAGGGAACGTCTATCTATTGGCGGTTATGGTGGATCAGGTTAAGCCAGGTGATTTGGTTCCTTTAGATTCGGTTTTCCGAAAAGTATATGCAAAGGTCTTACATCAAGAAAAAGCCAAAATAATTTTAGATAAACTCAAATGCATCAAGGCTACCACGTTGCAGGGTATAGCAGAGCAATATGGTGAAGGGCTGACCATACAATCGGTGGAGCGGTTGTGTTTTTTGGAAAAAGATGATCACCAGCTTAAAAAAGCCCAAGTTTTTGTAGGAAAATGTTTTGGGTTAGGGTTAAATGTTTTAAGTGATCCGATTATTGATGATCAAGGTATTTTTATAGCTTGTGTAAGCAATAAAGATACAGCCGCCGCATCAGCCAAGCATAATGACCAAACGAGACAGGTAGAACGGTGGATACAGCCCTATTACATAGGTAGTGCTATGGAAGAATTGGCACAAGTTACTGATGAAAGGTATAAAGTTGAATAA
- the gatC gene encoding Asp-tRNA(Asn)/Glu-tRNA(Gln) amidotransferase subunit GatC codes for MVIDNDLLNKLAYLCRLELPPHERDTMLHDLNAMVDWVNQLDELDVDNSVVVEESYRLASTSLRSDVVSNWLSHEQALALAPSSDSNYFRVPTVKGIAAHADLAEPS; via the coding sequence ATGGTTATTGATAATGATCTTTTAAATAAATTGGCCTATCTGTGTCGCCTTGAATTGCCGCCGCATGAGCGGGACACTATGCTCCATGACTTAAATGCCATGGTAGATTGGGTCAATCAGCTAGATGAACTTGATGTGGATAATAGTGTTGTTGTAGAAGAATCTTATAGATTGGCATCTACTAGTTTACGGTCAGATGTGGTATCGAATTGGCTTTCACATGAGCAGGCGCTAGCGCTTGCCCCTAGCAGTGATTCAAATTATTTCAGGGTTCCTACTGTGAAAGGGATTGCTGCGCATGCAGACTTAGCTGAACCAAGTTAA
- a CDS encoding lysylphosphatidylglycerol synthase transmembrane domain-containing protein yields MDAQEALKTLNVKKVWFPIICGLAITGFLFYRSGKISLEVITLLSAPNWYYLFMTLLAIVLREVGHMYRLRILSNHTLSWTSCFYVTILWEFGTAVTPSVVGGGLVAIFLLSKEGLSFGRSIAYVIVTGIVDNLFFLLAGSFGLGGAYDSIFVIAGQLSSGIKAFFFSTYAFFFLYNLVMTIGVFVNPKPLKWILMRITSIGFLKRWRRSAYQLSKDIIVTSHEFRGRFPIFWSKILLCTLLTWMVRYVLMNCLMAAYCPISFGQHLAIWGRQIVMWALMLLPVSPGGSGIAEFWFQKFFEPMLGDYTLLIALLWRICTFYLYLVLGAILLPKWIHRVFTSKLP; encoded by the coding sequence ATGGATGCTCAAGAGGCACTTAAAACATTAAATGTTAAAAAGGTATGGTTCCCTATAATATGTGGACTAGCGATTACTGGTTTTTTATTCTATAGATCTGGTAAAATTTCACTTGAGGTCATTACATTATTAAGTGCACCTAATTGGTATTATCTGTTTATGACTTTATTAGCCATTGTATTGCGTGAGGTGGGCCATATGTATAGATTACGGATCTTGAGCAACCATACTTTGAGTTGGACGAGTTGTTTTTATGTGACCATTCTTTGGGAGTTTGGCACTGCTGTTACACCATCCGTGGTAGGAGGAGGGCTAGTAGCCATTTTTCTCTTATCTAAAGAAGGATTATCATTTGGTAGGTCCATTGCCTATGTTATTGTGACCGGGATAGTGGATAATCTGTTCTTTCTTCTAGCTGGTTCATTCGGTTTGGGGGGGGCATATGACTCCATTTTTGTTATTGCAGGTCAACTGAGTAGTGGCATCAAAGCCTTTTTTTTTAGTACTTATGCTTTTTTCTTTCTTTATAACTTGGTGATGACCATTGGTGTGTTTGTCAATCCCAAGCCCTTAAAATGGATTTTAATGCGTATAACCAGTATCGGTTTTTTGAAGCGGTGGCGTCGATCAGCTTATCAGTTAAGTAAAGATATCATCGTTACTTCACATGAGTTTAGAGGAAGGTTCCCTATTTTTTGGTCTAAAATATTGCTTTGTACCCTTTTAACCTGGATGGTTCGATATGTTTTGATGAATTGTTTGATGGCTGCTTATTGCCCTATTTCCTTTGGTCAGCACCTAGCCATTTGGGGCAGACAAATTGTGATGTGGGCCCTGATGTTGCTACCTGTTTCTCCGGGTGGGAGCGGCATTGCAGAATTCTGGTTTCAGAAGTTTTTTGAACCTATGTTAGGTGATTATACTTTATTGATTGCGTTGCTATGGCGCATCTGTACTTTTTACCTCTATTTGGTACTAGGGGCTATTTTACTACCTAAATGGATTCACAGGGTATTTACGAGTAAGTTGCCCTAA
- a CDS encoding ankyrin repeat domain-containing protein, giving the protein MRCLALAILIFYSLQASRCRSSEQESEQPDLITAIKKGNPKKVDSCLRQGADPNAPDFYGNPPLGWACCYDRKGSIIKMLLDAGAAIDKQDNAGWIPLDWAHKESNASAVKQLIQKAIDLNKLKIRGQDGKTLLHYAAALDDTESPKIVERLLALSLDPNKKDSFGKVPFDYAIKNEDAINNEVIVKLYLVTLHPIASKL; this is encoded by the coding sequence ATGCGATGCCTAGCTTTAGCTATTCTAATCTTTTATTCCCTACAAGCAAGCAGGTGTAGGTCTAGTGAACAGGAATCAGAACAGCCTGATTTGATTACGGCGATAAAAAAAGGTAACCCTAAAAAAGTGGATAGCTGTTTGCGTCAAGGTGCAGATCCTAATGCACCAGATTTCTATGGCAATCCGCCTTTAGGTTGGGCCTGTTGTTATGATAGAAAAGGTTCTATTATTAAAATGTTGCTTGATGCAGGTGCAGCGATAGATAAGCAAGATAACGCTGGATGGATACCCTTAGATTGGGCACACAAGGAATCTAATGCATCCGCTGTAAAGCAGTTGATTCAAAAAGCAATAGATCTGAATAAGCTAAAGATACGGGGTCAAGATGGTAAAACCTTATTGCACTATGCAGCTGCGTTAGACGATACGGAAAGCCCTAAAATAGTGGAGCGATTATTGGCATTGTCCTTAGATCCAAATAAGAAGGATAGCTTTGGTAAAGTCCCATTTGACTATGCTATAAAAAACGAAGATGCTATAAACAACGAAGTTATTGTTAAATTGTATTTAGTAACCTTGCATCCTATTGCTTCAAAACTATAA
- a CDS encoding YcxB family protein — protein sequence MIVKTKKYKMSNGLYVKLGIQNILRMQWWIFPLLALLMSSTFFIKTIWFVLVGIIGFICYLIFWLVQLYGLTQLDTNRPIFERVVYEINNQQLIMQLNAKQAMPISWTEIRKAYKGKGYFLLVLSKVQFFYLPFKIFHGDNEIKFFTTVLQRKGLLK from the coding sequence ATGATTGTCAAAACAAAAAAATATAAAATGTCGAATGGTCTTTATGTAAAATTAGGGATACAAAATATTTTACGCATGCAGTGGTGGATTTTTCCTCTGCTTGCGCTTTTGATGAGTAGTACCTTTTTTATCAAGACGATCTGGTTTGTGTTGGTCGGTATCATCGGTTTTATCTGTTATCTGATTTTTTGGCTGGTTCAGCTCTATGGACTTACACAATTAGATACCAATCGTCCTATTTTTGAGCGTGTCGTATATGAAATTAACAACCAGCAGTTGATCATGCAGCTCAATGCAAAACAGGCCATGCCCATATCATGGACAGAAATTCGGAAGGCTTATAAAGGGAAAGGATATTTTCTATTGGTGTTATCTAAGGTGCAGTTTTTTTATCTTCCATTTAAAATCTTCCATGGAGATAATGAGATCAAATTTTTTACAACTGTCTTGCAACGCAAAGGGCTGTTAAAGTAA
- a CDS encoding FKBP-type peptidyl-prolyl cis-trans isomerase — MKRKVVCAWIFMTLVIGLVWYNHQYHCYGYPFLTTPSGLSYKSIGKKGNGRKVKDGEWFEFSFVMKAIPKKGTKDKKSDPKEIILINRPEPFFLQFESSFQSENKKLAEMIGMMQGKQHMVFKCAPADYLEEKDPERLEQILKQLDLNKEDEFVMDIKLNEIMTDEAYHQMLETRRTTQLAKDKQLITDYLAAQHIEASTTDSGLFYSIDHVSDAIPVGKGKTIKVHYTGRLLDGTVFDTSVEEVAKAHNIYNAQRPYQPFEFKVGLGYVIKGWDEGLLLLKKHEKARFFIPSALAYGPNAIGKLIPANSILLFEVEVVDVLESDASKTVDASKTLKKGK, encoded by the coding sequence ATGAAACGTAAAGTAGTATGCGCCTGGATATTTATGACCCTTGTTATAGGACTTGTCTGGTATAATCATCAGTACCATTGTTATGGTTATCCTTTTCTTACTACCCCATCGGGCCTTTCTTATAAATCGATAGGGAAAAAAGGTAACGGAAGAAAAGTAAAGGATGGCGAGTGGTTTGAATTCTCTTTTGTCATGAAAGCAATCCCTAAAAAAGGAACAAAAGATAAAAAAAGTGACCCTAAAGAAATAATATTAATCAATCGACCGGAGCCTTTTTTCTTGCAGTTTGAGTCCTCTTTTCAATCGGAAAATAAGAAGTTGGCTGAGATGATTGGTATGATGCAAGGTAAGCAACATATGGTTTTTAAATGTGCGCCTGCAGACTATCTGGAAGAAAAAGATCCGGAACGTTTAGAGCAGATTTTAAAGCAGCTCGATTTAAATAAAGAGGATGAATTTGTAATGGATATTAAATTAAATGAGATTATGACTGACGAAGCATACCACCAAATGCTAGAAACGCGTCGTACGACCCAATTAGCTAAAGACAAGCAGCTGATTACTGATTATTTAGCTGCGCAGCATATTGAAGCATCTACCACAGATTCTGGTCTTTTTTATAGTATTGATCACGTTTCTGATGCCATTCCTGTGGGTAAGGGCAAGACCATTAAAGTCCATTATACCGGTAGGCTATTAGATGGTACGGTGTTTGATACCAGTGTAGAAGAGGTAGCTAAGGCGCACAATATTTATAATGCACAAAGGCCCTACCAACCATTTGAGTTTAAAGTAGGTCTTGGCTATGTGATTAAAGGATGGGATGAAGGTTTATTATTGCTCAAGAAGCATGAAAAAGCACGTTTTTTTATACCATCTGCTTTGGCCTATGGTCCAAATGCGATAGGAAAGCTTATTCCTGCCAATTCCATTCTCTTGTTTGAAGTTGAGGTGGTAGATGTGCTCGAGTCTGATGCATCAAAAACTGTAGATGCGTCAAAAACTTTGAAAAAGGGTAAGTAA